Proteins encoded together in one Hymenobacter monticola window:
- the cysK gene encoding cysteine synthase A: protein MKANTILDTIGNTPLVRLNRLFANRPDVEVWVKLERANPGGSIKDRIALSMIEQAERDGLLTKDSLIVEPTSGNTGVGLALVAAVKGYKLTLVMPESMSIERRRLMAAYGANLELTPREKGMKGAIEKAQEIVKNTPGAWLPMQFSNPANPKIHAETTAQEILRDAPEGFDFHITGVGTGGHITAVTEVLKPHFPSMKTFAVEPEASPVISGGAPGPHPIQGIGAGFIPDNLHVNVLDGAIQVGQQEAYEMTRRAAREEGLFVGVSSGASLAAIAKKLPDMPQGSRVLTFCYDTGERYLSVEGLFV, encoded by the coding sequence ATGAAAGCCAATACCATTCTCGATACCATTGGCAACACGCCGCTGGTGCGCCTCAACCGCCTGTTTGCCAACCGCCCCGATGTAGAGGTGTGGGTGAAGCTGGAACGCGCCAACCCCGGCGGTTCCATCAAAGACCGCATTGCCCTGAGCATGATTGAGCAAGCCGAGCGCGACGGCCTGCTCACCAAAGACAGCTTGATTGTGGAGCCCACCTCCGGCAACACCGGCGTGGGCCTGGCCCTGGTGGCCGCCGTGAAAGGCTACAAGCTGACGCTGGTGATGCCCGAGAGCATGAGTATCGAACGCCGCCGCCTCATGGCGGCCTACGGCGCCAACCTGGAGCTCACGCCGCGCGAAAAAGGCATGAAGGGCGCCATTGAGAAAGCCCAGGAGATTGTGAAAAACACGCCTGGTGCCTGGCTGCCCATGCAGTTCTCCAACCCCGCCAACCCGAAAATCCACGCCGAAACCACGGCCCAGGAAATTCTGCGCGACGCGCCTGAGGGCTTCGACTTTCACATCACTGGCGTGGGCACCGGCGGCCACATCACGGCCGTGACGGAGGTGCTCAAGCCCCACTTCCCCAGCATGAAAACCTTCGCCGTAGAGCCCGAGGCCTCGCCCGTCATCAGCGGCGGGGCGCCGGGGCCGCACCCCATTCAGGGCATCGGGGCCGGCTTTATTCCCGACAACCTGCACGTGAACGTGCTGGACGGCGCCATTCAGGTAGGCCAGCAGGAGGCGTATGAAATGACGCGCCGCGCCGCCCGCGAGGAAGGCCTGTTCGTGGGCGTGTCGTCGGGGGCTTCGCTGGCGGCCATTGCCAAAAAGCTGCCCGACATGCCGCAGGGCAGCCGCGTGCTTACCTTCTGCTACGATACCGGCGAGCGGTACCTGTCGGTGGAAGGCTTGTTTGTGTAG
- a CDS encoding GEVED domain-containing protein, which translates to MKQRFTRYAKLALCALGLGAASRAQAAYVPVALTGYNHDVVANGTGVSTNSTTVGVDDSNYVFMAQDYNPTGTSFLPNNGLINSAATAGLTYQLAPYSGNNSLRMPSTPTGTGTGSGTVTLVTPQAAGEVYVLATSGSGASTVNITVAFTDGTTQVFNGQTVSDWYGGGNYAILGLGRVQRGVENRENNATNPRLYQLMLTLAPANFGKLVQSVGFAKTSATGVLNVMGITINSVCSGTPAAGVPAASTPSACTNNSFTLSLTGAASGSGVSYQWQSSPAGANTFTNITGATTVPYTVASQTAATDYRVVVTCSGSGISSTSPLVSVTQNSFLNCYCTPAGGNCANEWIRGVTLAALGNTGTTCSTGGYASYTTSAALTTNLSQGATYPVTLDLRVNAASSAAGLWIDYDHSGTFDASEYTLVGTGPATGFAALNLSLTANVTIPATALTGPTRLRVRSNNGGVVGNQGCFNNYFGEVEDYLVTIVAPTACTGTPTGGTATASSTSVCPGTAFTLRASGYSSGATGLTYQWQSSPAGANNFTNITGATTVPYTVASLTAATDYRLQVTCAAGSTPALSSVVSVTPSPFLNCYCTPTYVSGGNNDIIKTVSIGTFSNNTSTLGNVAPYYQDYSTRQPATLAIPTLAANALNNVVLTLGADNFQYSALWVDFNHNGSFDASEYFTLGTNAGSNGTATIPVAVPAAALLGQTKMRIRGGDDLVPLATQACGASQSDYGEAEDYLVNIAIVSANRAGQQGVALSAFPNPAANALTVTVGSTGLRAYLSLTDLTGRVLQTQPVTGQTARFDLSSLAAGIYLVRYQDDSRTSTIKVSKH; encoded by the coding sequence ATGAAACAAAGATTTACCAGATATGCGAAGCTGGCGCTGTGCGCGCTGGGGCTGGGCGCGGCCTCGCGGGCGCAGGCCGCCTATGTGCCGGTGGCCCTCACGGGCTACAACCACGACGTGGTGGCCAACGGCACCGGTGTATCCACCAACTCAACCACGGTGGGCGTCGACGACAGCAACTACGTCTTCATGGCGCAGGACTACAACCCCACGGGTACCTCGTTTCTGCCCAACAACGGCCTCATCAACAGCGCCGCCACTGCGGGCCTGACCTACCAGTTGGCGCCGTACTCCGGCAACAACTCGCTGCGCATGCCCTCCACGCCCACGGGCACCGGCACCGGCTCGGGCACCGTCACGCTTGTGACGCCGCAGGCGGCGGGGGAGGTGTACGTGCTGGCCACTTCCGGCAGCGGGGCCAGCACGGTGAACATCACCGTCGCCTTCACCGACGGCACCACGCAGGTATTCAACGGCCAAACGGTTTCGGATTGGTACGGTGGCGGCAACTACGCCATTCTGGGTTTGGGCCGGGTGCAGCGCGGCGTCGAAAACCGGGAGAATAACGCCACTAACCCCCGCTTGTATCAGCTGATGCTCACCCTCGCGCCGGCCAACTTTGGCAAGCTGGTGCAAAGCGTGGGCTTCGCCAAAACGTCGGCCACCGGCGTGCTCAACGTCATGGGCATCACCATCAACTCGGTGTGCAGCGGCACGCCGGCTGCCGGGGTGCCCGCCGCCAGCACCCCCAGCGCCTGCACCAACAACAGCTTTACGCTCAGTCTCACCGGCGCCGCTTCCGGCTCGGGCGTGAGCTACCAGTGGCAGAGCAGCCCGGCCGGCGCCAACACTTTTACCAACATTACGGGTGCTACCACCGTGCCCTACACGGTGGCCAGCCAGACGGCTGCCACCGACTACCGCGTGGTCGTCACCTGCTCGGGCAGCGGCATCTCATCCACGTCGCCGCTGGTGAGCGTAACCCAAAATTCCTTCCTGAATTGCTACTGCACGCCCGCCGGCGGCAACTGCGCGAATGAGTGGATTCGGGGCGTGACCCTGGCGGCGCTGGGCAACACCGGCACCACCTGCAGCACCGGCGGCTACGCCAGCTACACCACCAGTGCGGCCCTCACCACCAACCTGAGCCAGGGCGCTACCTACCCCGTCACACTCGATTTGCGCGTGAATGCTGCCAGCAGCGCCGCCGGCCTCTGGATAGACTACGACCACAGCGGCACCTTCGACGCCAGCGAGTACACGCTCGTCGGCACCGGCCCGGCCACGGGCTTCGCGGCCCTCAACCTGAGTCTGACCGCCAACGTGACCATCCCGGCCACCGCCCTCACCGGCCCCACCCGCCTGCGCGTGCGCTCCAACAACGGCGGCGTGGTGGGCAACCAGGGCTGCTTCAACAATTATTTCGGTGAGGTGGAAGACTACCTCGTGACCATCGTGGCGCCCACGGCCTGCACCGGCACGCCCACCGGCGGCACGGCCACGGCCTCCAGCACGTCGGTGTGCCCAGGCACGGCCTTCACCCTGCGCGCCAGCGGCTACTCCAGCGGCGCCACAGGCCTTACCTACCAATGGCAGAGCAGCCCGGCCGGGGCCAATAATTTTACCAACATCACAGGCGCTACCACCGTGCCTTATACCGTGGCCAGCCTCACGGCGGCTACCGACTACCGTCTACAGGTGACCTGCGCGGCCGGTAGTACACCGGCCCTGTCGTCGGTGGTGAGCGTAACGCCTTCGCCGTTCCTAAACTGCTACTGCACGCCCACCTACGTGAGCGGCGGCAACAACGACATCATCAAAACCGTCAGCATCGGCACGTTCAGCAACAACACCAGCACGCTGGGCAACGTGGCGCCCTACTACCAAGACTACAGCACCCGGCAGCCCGCCACGCTGGCCATCCCGACCCTGGCTGCCAACGCGTTGAATAATGTAGTGCTGACGCTCGGGGCCGACAATTTTCAATACAGCGCCCTGTGGGTTGATTTCAACCACAACGGCAGCTTCGACGCCAGCGAGTACTTCACGCTGGGCACCAATGCGGGCAGCAATGGCACTGCCACCATTCCTGTGGCGGTGCCCGCTGCAGCTTTGCTGGGCCAAACCAAGATGCGCATCCGCGGCGGCGACGACCTCGTGCCACTGGCTACGCAAGCCTGCGGTGCCTCGCAGTCCGATTACGGCGAAGCCGAAGACTACCTCGTGAACATTGCCATCGTCAGCGCCAACCGCGCAGGGCAGCAGGGAGTAGCCCTCAGCGCCTTCCCGAACCCCGCTGCCAACGCCCTCACCGTGACAGTGGGCAGCACTGGCCTTCGCGCCTACCTCAGCCTAACCGACCTCACCGGCCGCGTGCTCCAAACCCAGCCCGTCACGGGGCAAACCGCCCGCTTCGACCTGAGCAGCCTGGCCGCCGGCATCTACCTGGTGCGCTACCAGGACGACAGCCGCACGAGCACCATCAAGGTAAGCAAGCATTAA